A single region of the Leisingera thetidis genome encodes:
- a CDS encoding sulfite exporter TauE/SafE family protein gives MTFDVMLILSAVVFAAAFIQGALGIGFALIVAPVLGLVEPSLLPVTLLILMLPLNSHVAWREREEVDWNGAGWITLGRFAGTFAGLWLLVMLSGRQLDLAVGWFTIIAAGVALLAPRFDPTRPAALGVGLFTGVTETSTGIGGPPLALLYQHAAAPVLRSTVAICFLAGEVISLIILALAGRMEAVQLQAAVYLFPAVMLGSALSRMTHSRIGGPGLRIAVLLFAIVSGLYLIAG, from the coding sequence GTGACTTTCGACGTTATGCTGATCCTGTCGGCCGTGGTTTTTGCCGCGGCCTTCATCCAAGGCGCGCTGGGTATCGGCTTTGCGCTGATCGTGGCCCCGGTGCTGGGGCTGGTGGAGCCGTCGCTGTTGCCAGTCACGCTGCTGATCCTGATGCTGCCGCTCAACAGCCACGTAGCCTGGCGTGAGCGCGAAGAGGTCGACTGGAACGGGGCAGGGTGGATCACGCTGGGCCGTTTTGCGGGCACGTTCGCGGGGCTGTGGCTGCTGGTTATGCTCAGCGGCCGGCAGCTTGACCTGGCGGTCGGCTGGTTCACCATCATCGCCGCCGGGGTCGCGCTGCTTGCGCCGCGCTTCGACCCAACCCGCCCCGCCGCCTTGGGCGTTGGTCTCTTTACCGGAGTCACAGAGACTTCCACCGGGATCGGCGGCCCGCCGCTGGCGCTGCTCTACCAGCACGCCGCAGCTCCCGTACTGCGCTCGACGGTGGCGATCTGCTTTCTTGCGGGCGAGGTGATTTCCCTGATTATTCTTGCGCTCGCCGGACGCATGGAAGCCGTGCAGCTGCAGGCGGCCGTATACCTGTTCCCGGCTGTCATGCTGGGCAGCGCGCTGTCACGGATGACGCACAGCAGGATCGGTG
- a CDS encoding amidohydrolase family protein, with the protein MTALKNRLATSGDLLLLPGKLLHQGECRSGLGVLVRAGRFHDIDTAGALCARHPELDPVRLPDHLMMPGFIDSHTHLTQSLGKSLVFGEPSEIFRRIWVPLEASLNEHLVYLSAKLAALECLRGGFTAAVDAGTRSDGCIGALASAARETGLRSVVGYICNDLGGTAKVADRATILARAEQHLAAWEGDPLVHPSLAVSIPEVATDAMLASVSSLSAEAGVVFQSHVNEHLAAVERSLVARGRRPLEHLAALGALGPHVLIAHSTLVTPQELNLLRDSGTAVAYNPVASVWKGNAIAPALQMEALGIRFGLGTDGTRADGFRLMDAGESLQRAGFGLATGDSSCGGGWLWLEAATVRAADAAGLGAVTGDIATGLAADFLLVDLDRPEFTPSHDLIWELVRYGSRDQIDAVFTQGVLRLWQGWPLDWDAKTLMAEVRELSDAAIAGAGIQRIHPVSTEHRAQMLQKQAGNK; encoded by the coding sequence ATGACCGCCCTCAAGAATCGCCTTGCCACCAGCGGCGACCTTCTCCTCCTGCCCGGAAAGCTCCTCCATCAGGGGGAGTGCCGGAGCGGCCTGGGCGTTCTGGTCCGCGCGGGCCGGTTCCATGACATCGATACTGCCGGGGCGCTTTGCGCCCGGCATCCCGAGCTGGACCCGGTGCGCCTGCCGGACCATCTGATGATGCCGGGATTCATCGACAGCCACACCCATCTGACCCAGTCGCTGGGCAAGTCGCTGGTGTTCGGCGAGCCTTCGGAAATCTTCCGCCGCATCTGGGTGCCGCTGGAAGCCAGCCTGAATGAGCATCTGGTCTACCTGTCGGCCAAGCTGGCGGCGCTGGAGTGCTTGCGCGGCGGTTTCACGGCTGCGGTGGATGCGGGCACCCGATCCGACGGCTGCATCGGCGCGCTGGCGTCCGCGGCGCGGGAAACCGGCCTGCGCAGCGTGGTGGGGTACATCTGCAACGACCTGGGCGGCACCGCCAAAGTGGCGGATCGGGCCACGATCCTGGCGCGGGCGGAGCAGCACCTGGCCGCCTGGGAAGGTGATCCGCTGGTCCACCCCTCCCTGGCGGTTTCCATTCCGGAAGTGGCGACCGACGCCATGCTCGCCAGTGTTTCAAGCCTGTCTGCGGAAGCGGGCGTGGTGTTCCAGTCCCATGTGAACGAGCATCTGGCGGCGGTGGAGCGTTCCCTGGTGGCACGCGGCCGCCGCCCGCTGGAGCATCTTGCAGCCCTTGGGGCCTTGGGGCCGCATGTGCTGATTGCTCATTCCACGCTTGTGACGCCGCAGGAGCTGAACCTCCTGCGCGACAGCGGCACCGCGGTGGCCTACAACCCCGTCGCCAGTGTCTGGAAAGGCAACGCAATTGCGCCCGCATTGCAGATGGAGGCGCTGGGCATCCGGTTTGGCCTGGGGACCGACGGCACCCGCGCCGACGGCTTCCGCCTGATGGATGCAGGCGAAAGCCTGCAGCGGGCGGGCTTCGGCCTTGCCACCGGCGACAGCTCCTGCGGCGGCGGCTGGCTGTGGCTGGAGGCCGCTACTGTCCGTGCTGCCGATGCGGCAGGGCTTGGCGCGGTCACAGGCGACATAGCAACCGGGCTGGCGGCGGACTTCCTGCTGGTCGATCTGGACCGGCCCGAGTTCACCCCCTCGCATGACCTGATCTGGGAGCTGGTACGCTATGGCAGCCGGGACCAGATCGATGCGGTCTTCACGCAAGGCGTGCTGCGCCTCTGGCAGGGCTGGCCGCTGGACTGGGATGCCAAGACGCTGATGGCTGAGGTGCGCGAACTGTCTGATGCTGCAATCGCCGGGGCAGGCATCCAGCGCATCCATCCGGTCTCTACGGAACACCGGGCTCAGATGCTGCAGAAACAGGCGGGGAACAAGTGA
- a CDS encoding uracil-xanthine permease family protein: MSTHSQTHTRDPADEMLPPRSLAIYGLQHVLVMAASPITAVFLVSRALNFDESLTVALISATFLVCGFGTLLQSFGPRGFGARLPFIMVPGGAPIFIFMAIAVQTDVQTAVGAVIMTALFYFAALPVFRRLIVFFPPIVVGTMLLLVSVKLVKIFGGTITGKPGTEGYADPIKIALAGATILLTILCARFLSGTLQRLAVMLGLVGGTLIALTIGEAEITGLFTGPVIAVPQLLPYGMPKFDIFASLPLIIFSIISMAEATGQTLATAEIAGRSGNAQDIVPSTIRGDAITSLIGGLFGTSLIITSGENIGIVRATNVKSRYVTAAAGVILILIAILAPVSRLASALPGPVVGGTAVIVFAIIGVIGIDMLRRVDLRDHGNMYTLAAALTMGLLPTLIPDLYSQFPKWSQMILGNGLAMGTITAAVVNALFIHVGRASRPGEPEAITVEAEASK, from the coding sequence ATGTCAACACACTCGCAAACGCATACCCGCGACCCCGCGGACGAGATGCTGCCGCCGCGCAGCCTTGCCATTTACGGGCTGCAACACGTTCTGGTGATGGCGGCCTCGCCGATCACGGCGGTGTTCCTGGTGTCCCGCGCGCTCAATTTCGATGAAAGCCTGACCGTTGCGCTGATCAGCGCCACCTTTCTGGTCTGCGGTTTCGGCACCCTGCTGCAAAGCTTCGGCCCGCGCGGCTTTGGCGCCCGGCTGCCGTTCATCATGGTGCCGGGCGGGGCGCCGATCTTCATTTTCATGGCGATTGCCGTGCAGACCGATGTGCAAACCGCTGTGGGGGCGGTGATCATGACGGCGCTGTTCTACTTCGCGGCGCTGCCGGTGTTCAGGCGGCTGATCGTGTTCTTCCCGCCGATTGTTGTGGGCACCATGCTGCTGCTGGTGTCGGTCAAGCTGGTCAAGATCTTCGGCGGCACCATCACCGGCAAGCCGGGCACCGAGGGCTATGCCGATCCGATCAAGATTGCGCTGGCAGGGGCGACCATCCTGCTGACCATTCTCTGCGCCCGTTTCCTGTCCGGCACGCTGCAGCGGCTGGCGGTGATGCTGGGCCTGGTCGGCGGCACGCTGATCGCGCTTACCATTGGCGAGGCGGAAATCACCGGCCTGTTCACCGGTCCGGTGATCGCGGTGCCGCAGCTGCTGCCCTACGGGATGCCCAAATTCGATATCTTTGCCTCGCTGCCGCTGATCATCTTCTCGATCATCTCGATGGCCGAAGCCACCGGCCAGACCCTGGCGACCGCTGAAATCGCGGGCCGCAGCGGCAATGCGCAGGATATCGTGCCCTCGACCATCCGCGGCGATGCCATCACCTCGCTCATTGGCGGGCTGTTCGGCACCTCGCTGATCATCACCTCGGGCGAGAACATCGGTATCGTGCGCGCCACCAACGTGAAATCGCGCTATGTGACCGCAGCTGCCGGCGTGATCCTGATCCTGATCGCCATCCTGGCCCCGGTCAGCCGCCTGGCGTCCGCCTTGCCCGGCCCTGTCGTGGGCGGCACCGCCGTCATCGTCTTTGCCATCATCGGCGTGATTGGCATCGACATGCTGCGCCGCGTCGATCTGCGCGACCACGGCAACATGTATACGCTGGCTGCCGCGCTCACCATGGGGCTGCTGCCGACCCTGATCCCGGATCTCTACAGCCAGTTCCCGAAGTGGTCGCAGATGATCCTCGGCAACGGCCTGGCCATGGGCACGATCACGGCCGCGGTGGTGAATGCGCTTTTCATACACGTGGGGCGCGCAAGCCGCCCCGGTGAACCCGAAGCCATCACCGTCGAAGCGGAGGCAAGCAAATGA
- a CDS encoding LacI family DNA-binding transcriptional regulator — translation MKKPTISDLAQAAGVSKTTVSHAFSGRRHVDPETRQRIEKIAQEIGYRPNRAAQHLRTGRTGMIALASSMPFSVAAGPSRLGFLMEIAATAAVASLTRNMALCLIPPFQSGAQLDAITPDGVILVEPFQDDPLVQHFTSLGVPVVSVGRVPGRGDIPHVDLNSHGTARLVLEHLRASGASRIGLVTGAQRRNSYLETEAAYRSFCDETGTEPAFLQLDETGGEVLAAEAVAGLLSSIPDLDAMFVPVDAFASGAVTAVTAKGLKIPQDIKIATRYDGLRAKLSQPPLTAVELHLEAIADQAVGLLMAAIGGGIAEAVSAPLPDLVLRESTACGPQP, via the coding sequence ATGAAGAAACCGACAATCAGCGATCTAGCGCAGGCGGCGGGGGTTTCGAAAACCACGGTCTCCCACGCCTTCAGCGGGCGGCGGCACGTGGACCCGGAAACCCGCCAGCGCATCGAGAAAATCGCGCAGGAGATCGGCTACAGGCCGAACCGGGCCGCGCAGCATCTGCGCACCGGGCGGACCGGGATGATTGCACTGGCATCGTCGATGCCCTTCTCGGTGGCGGCCGGCCCCTCCCGGCTTGGTTTCCTGATGGAGATCGCGGCCACTGCAGCGGTGGCATCATTAACGCGGAACATGGCGCTGTGCCTGATCCCGCCGTTTCAGTCCGGGGCGCAACTGGACGCCATCACACCGGACGGGGTAATCCTGGTCGAACCGTTCCAGGATGATCCGCTGGTGCAGCATTTCACGAGTCTGGGAGTGCCGGTTGTTTCGGTTGGCCGCGTTCCCGGACGCGGCGACATCCCCCATGTAGATCTGAATTCCCACGGCACCGCCCGGCTGGTGCTGGAGCATCTGCGCGCCTCCGGTGCCTCCCGCATCGGGCTGGTCACCGGCGCGCAGCGGCGCAATTCCTATCTCGAGACAGAGGCCGCCTACCGGTCATTTTGTGATGAGACCGGCACCGAGCCTGCATTCCTGCAGTTGGATGAGACCGGCGGCGAAGTCCTCGCCGCAGAAGCGGTGGCTGGTTTGCTGTCCAGCATTCCGGACCTTGACGCGATGTTTGTACCGGTTGATGCCTTCGCCTCGGGCGCGGTCACGGCAGTAACGGCCAAGGGATTGAAAATTCCGCAGGATATCAAGATCGCAACGCGCTACGACGGGCTGCGTGCCAAGCTCTCCCAGCCGCCGCTGACAGCCGTGGAACTGCACCTGGAGGCCATCGCAGACCAAGCTGTCGGGCTATTGATGGCTGCGATCGGCGGCGGGATAGCCGAGGCTGTCAGCGCCCCGCTTCCGGACCTGGTGCTGCGCGAGTCCACTGCGTGCGGGCCACAGCCTTAG
- a CDS encoding response regulator — protein MTAQSGELIASQIGANLPYLRRYARALTGSQSSGDKYALATLEAILAGEGHYDRELAPKAALFRVFHAIWSSSGAPAGEYEDESNLAAKAQKHMRRLTPNTREALLLHTIEEFSAADTGAIMGVSKREASELITIAYEEMSRATAGQIMIIEDEAVIAMDLEAIVTGMGHSVTGIARTETGALDLAAKAAAELILSDIQLADNSSGIDAVNSILAKHGERPVIFITAYPERLLTGEGPEPAFLISKPYTEDQVRSAVSQAMFFSSTETLKA, from the coding sequence ATGACCGCTCAATCGGGAGAACTGATCGCCAGCCAGATTGGTGCAAACCTGCCCTATCTGCGCCGTTATGCCCGGGCGCTGACCGGCAGCCAGAGCAGCGGTGACAAGTATGCACTGGCTACGCTCGAGGCCATCCTGGCCGGCGAGGGCCACTATGACCGCGAGCTTGCTCCCAAAGCCGCACTGTTCCGCGTCTTCCACGCGATCTGGTCCTCTTCCGGCGCCCCGGCCGGCGAATATGAAGACGAGTCGAACCTGGCGGCCAAGGCACAGAAACACATGCGACGGCTGACGCCGAACACCCGTGAAGCGCTGCTGCTGCACACAATTGAAGAGTTCAGTGCAGCCGATACCGGCGCCATCATGGGGGTGAGCAAACGCGAAGCCTCCGAGCTGATTACGATCGCTTACGAGGAAATGTCGCGCGCTACAGCAGGCCAAATTATGATTATTGAAGACGAGGCAGTTATCGCGATGGATCTCGAAGCTATCGTGACGGGAATGGGCCACAGCGTCACAGGTATTGCCCGCACTGAGACCGGTGCGCTTGATCTGGCCGCCAAGGCCGCGGCTGAACTGATCCTGTCGGACATCCAGCTGGCGGATAACTCAAGCGGCATCGACGCCGTCAACAGCATACTGGCCAAGCACGGCGAGCGCCCGGTAATATTCATTACGGCCTATCCCGAACGCCTGCTGACCGGTGAAGGGCCGGAGCCGGCATTCCTGATCTCAAAACCCTACACCGAGGATCAGGTGCGTTCGGCGGTGAGCCAGGCGATGTTCTTTTCCTCGACCGAAACGCTGAAAGCCTGA
- a CDS encoding NepR family anti-sigma factor → MTQPRRARPRNEQADREIDENLKRAFDQIASEPVPDRFTDLLKQLKEKETRAPRAPDQPEENRSDD, encoded by the coding sequence ATGACACAGCCACGACGCGCCCGGCCGCGCAATGAACAGGCCGACCGCGAAATAGACGAAAATCTCAAGCGGGCCTTCGATCAGATCGCGAGCGAGCCTGTGCCCGACAGGTTCACTGATCTGCTGAAGCAGCTCAAGGAAAAGGAAACGCGCGCGCCCCGCGCCCCGGACCAGCCGGAGGAGAACCGCTCCGATGACTGA
- a CDS encoding RNA polymerase sigma factor, whose protein sequence is MTDALPDPRDELVNHLGALRAFAISLARNSATADDLVQDTLVKAWTNIDKFNPGSNMRAWLFTILRNTYYSLRRKRRREVEDTDGALSGALAQKPDHDGRLHMRDFNTAFAQLNDEQREALVLVGASGFSYEEAAEMCGVKTGTIKSRVNRARTRLAELMELGDDSRMELTDSVTAGIVAQQSAA, encoded by the coding sequence ATGACTGATGCCTTGCCCGATCCGAGAGACGAGCTGGTCAATCACTTGGGCGCCCTGCGCGCCTTTGCCATCAGCCTCGCCCGCAACAGTGCCACCGCCGACGACCTGGTGCAGGACACGCTGGTCAAGGCTTGGACCAATATCGATAAGTTCAATCCCGGCTCGAACATGCGGGCCTGGCTGTTCACCATTCTGCGCAACACCTATTACTCGCTGCGCCGCAAGCGCAGACGCGAGGTCGAAGACACTGATGGGGCGCTGTCCGGCGCCTTGGCGCAAAAGCCGGACCACGACGGCCGGCTCCACATGCGCGATTTCAACACCGCCTTTGCGCAGCTGAACGACGAACAGCGCGAAGCACTTGTCCTGGTCGGCGCAAGCGGTTTTTCCTACGAGGAAGCGGCAGAGATGTGCGGCGTGAAAACCGGCACCATCAAAAGCCGGGTGAACCGGGCCCGGACCCGTCTGGCCGAGCTGATGGAGTTGGGCGACGACAGCCGGATGGAGCTGACCGACAGCGTCACCGCTGGGATTGTCGCCCAGCAGAGCGCCGCATGA
- a CDS encoding NepR family anti-sigma factor codes for MIETDLVQMPLSQDQGVTLSMLVSEAMTNAVKYIGRPEGGRPEIRVSLRETAENWLELELSNTKGQSLLHPEEEVAGTGIGARLMAVLATQVGRAARQAGIAPPTAICSGWSAHPTCSGFCCPGGNHLHLGALASGERRAESRMTSLVYPHYVPRVADHIDRNLKKAFDDLATDPLPERFTDLLGQLREAERHKKDIQ; via the coding sequence GTGATCGAAACGGATCTTGTCCAAATGCCGCTCAGCCAGGATCAGGGGGTCACCCTGTCGATGCTGGTCTCCGAGGCGATGACCAACGCGGTCAAATACATCGGCCGGCCCGAAGGCGGGCGGCCGGAAATCCGGGTCAGCCTGCGCGAAACAGCTGAAAACTGGCTGGAGCTTGAATTGTCGAACACCAAGGGTCAGTCGCTGCTGCACCCTGAAGAGGAAGTTGCCGGAACCGGCATCGGTGCCCGGCTGATGGCGGTCCTTGCCACCCAGGTTGGACGCGCAGCCAGGCAAGCCGGCATCGCCCCGCCAACTGCTATCTGCAGCGGGTGGAGTGCTCATCCGACCTGCTCCGGTTTTTGCTGCCCCGGCGGGAACCATCTTCATCTTGGCGCGTTGGCTTCCGGTGAGCGGCGAGCAGAGAGTAGAATGACAAGTCTAGTATATCCCCACTATGTGCCCCGTGTTGCGGACCATATCGACCGCAACTTGAAAAAGGCCTTTGACGACCTGGCAACAGACCCGCTGCCGGAACGGTTTACCGATCTGCTTGGTCAGCTGCGCGAAGCTGAACGTCATAAGAAGGACATCCAATGA
- a CDS encoding RNA polymerase sigma factor: MTADPRDELTEHLGALRAFALSLTRNSATADDLVQDTLIKAWTNIGKFQPGSNMRAWLFTILRNTFYSLRRKRKREIDDADGSLALALASKPDHDGRLNMRDFMQAFDQLPDTQREALILVGAGGFSYEEAAETCGVAIGTIKSRVGRARAALVDLLHLEDDEALELTDSVTAGILSSKPAI, from the coding sequence ATGACCGCTGATCCGCGCGACGAGTTGACCGAGCACCTCGGTGCGCTGCGCGCCTTCGCGCTCAGTCTCACCCGGAATTCCGCAACCGCCGATGATCTGGTGCAGGACACGCTGATCAAGGCCTGGACCAACATCGGCAAGTTCCAACCCGGCTCCAACATGCGGGCTTGGCTGTTCACCATCCTGCGCAACACTTTCTATTCGCTGCGCCGCAAGCGCAAGCGCGAGATTGACGATGCCGACGGATCACTGGCCTTGGCGCTGGCCTCCAAGCCCGATCACGACGGCCGCCTGAACATGCGCGATTTCATGCAGGCCTTCGACCAGCTGCCGGACACCCAACGCGAGGCGCTGATTCTGGTGGGCGCTGGCGGGTTTTCCTATGAAGAAGCTGCAGAAACCTGCGGAGTTGCCATCGGCACGATCAAGAGCCGCGTCGGGCGTGCCCGTGCTGCGCTTGTGGACCTGCTGCACCTCGAGGATGATGAGGCACTGGAGCTGACCGACAGCGTGACTGCCGGCATTCTGTCCAGCAAGCCAGCGATCTGA
- a CDS encoding Crp/Fnr family transcriptional regulator: MATKCENCPLRGQSLFLEFSQEEADFMQRFKTGEMQAEPGTHLLTQGEKSPQLFTALSGMGLKYKMLSDGSRQVVGFVMPGDFLGLQAGVMGEMGHSVEAVTDMTLCVFNRAGIWDLFTSHPERAFAVAHLAAVEEHFLGDALAAVGQRPAYEKIAWAIARFYRRAEGTGLGRKNAAPLPFTQQDFADALGLSLVHTNKQLAKLRKNGVLSWQQGSLTIHDLEKLEELAGEESHVRERPLV; encoded by the coding sequence ATGGCAACCAAATGCGAAAACTGCCCGTTGCGCGGGCAATCCCTCTTCCTGGAGTTCTCGCAGGAAGAAGCTGACTTCATGCAGCGATTCAAGACTGGCGAAATGCAGGCGGAACCCGGAACCCACCTTCTGACCCAGGGTGAAAAATCACCACAGCTGTTCACCGCCCTGTCCGGCATGGGGCTGAAGTACAAGATGCTCAGCGATGGCAGCCGCCAGGTGGTCGGCTTTGTGATGCCCGGAGATTTCCTGGGCCTCCAGGCCGGGGTGATGGGGGAAATGGGCCACTCGGTTGAAGCGGTAACGGATATGACGCTGTGCGTGTTCAACCGGGCCGGCATCTGGGATCTGTTTACCTCCCATCCCGAACGCGCCTTTGCTGTTGCCCATCTGGCCGCGGTGGAAGAGCATTTCCTGGGCGATGCGCTGGCCGCTGTCGGGCAGCGCCCGGCTTATGAGAAGATTGCCTGGGCAATCGCCCGCTTCTACCGCCGTGCCGAAGGTACTGGTCTGGGTCGTAAGAACGCGGCCCCCCTTCCCTTTACCCAGCAGGATTTTGCAGACGCTTTGGGCCTTTCTCTTGTCCACACCAACAAGCAGCTCGCCAAATTGCGCAAGAACGGCGTTCTGAGCTGGCAGCAAGGTTCGCTGACTATCCATGATCTGGAAAAGCTGGAAGAGCTTGCAGGTGAGGAAAGCCACGTCCGTGAGCGCCCGCTGGTCTGA
- a CDS encoding DUF1328 domain-containing protein, producing the protein MLGWAITFLIVALVAAVLGFSGIAGASAGIAQILFVIFLALFVFSIIARLFKG; encoded by the coding sequence ATGCTTGGTTGGGCAATCACGTTTCTTATTGTTGCACTCGTCGCCGCAGTTCTTGGGTTCAGCGGCATCGCAGGCGCGTCCGCAGGGATCGCACAGATCCTCTTTGTGATTTTCCTCGCGCTTTTCGTTTTCTCGATCATTGCCCGCCTTTTCAAAGGCTGA
- a CDS encoding PLDc N-terminal domain-containing protein: MEYGLIGLLVLAADIYAIIQILSSGASTAAKILWTLLILILPVLGFIIWLIAGPKSSAANI; this comes from the coding sequence ATGGAATATGGACTTATTGGGCTGCTGGTGCTGGCTGCTGACATCTACGCAATCATTCAGATCCTATCCTCGGGCGCCTCCACCGCGGCCAAGATCCTGTGGACGCTGCTCATTCTCATTCTGCCAGTGCTGGGTTTCATCATCTGGCTGATCGCAGGTCCGAAGTCTTCTGCCGCAAACATCTGA
- a CDS encoding phage holin family protein — protein sequence MARHNLRQAPELFLETLQHFAALLRSEAELAKSELKENAARAGTGLACFAFAALAALAGMHVLAAALVAWIASAGLSAGWAALIVGGGLIAIALGLVLAGKSRLSSEALMPNRTIRNVKQDAASIKEAANARS from the coding sequence ATGGCACGCCATAATCTGCGCCAGGCGCCGGAATTGTTCCTGGAAACTCTGCAGCATTTTGCGGCGTTGCTGCGCAGCGAGGCAGAGCTTGCCAAGAGCGAGCTGAAGGAGAACGCCGCCCGTGCCGGAACCGGGCTGGCCTGTTTCGCCTTCGCTGCGCTGGCGGCGCTGGCAGGCATGCATGTTCTCGCGGCGGCACTGGTCGCTTGGATAGCGTCCGCGGGCCTGTCCGCCGGGTGGGCCGCGCTGATCGTCGGAGGCGGGCTGATCGCCATTGCACTGGGTCTGGTGCTGGCCGGCAAATCGCGGCTCAGCAGCGAAGCGCTCATGCCAAACCGCACCATCCGCAACGTCAAACAGGATGCTGCCAGCATCAAGGAGGCCGCAAATGCCCGATCCTGA
- a CDS encoding AI-2E family transporter translates to MPGILKTTLSGRGVRVMLMILTIISITAALQLAQQILAPMSFALVLGIVVSPLADKLAHFGVPRLVIALSLLLICTLFVATVMLLIEPVVNVLIEELPRIKAVMSSLIGKASSLLRGIETISEEIENTVGAEAVEPQTAIPSVGDALWLAPSFVSQVFIFMGTLFFYTLTRDDLYRLTGPLYDRLKHADKAVARYFAAITVVNTGLGAVTAVVLMAAGVEYAILWGLAAALLNYVLYLGPLLIMVGLAIAGALQFHGLYAVLPPILFLIINLAEANIVTPMMVGNRLAVNPLLIFLAIVFGLWLWGPIGAFVALPLLLWLGVMLDTRDNRPAQQLDDPLHKVI, encoded by the coding sequence ATGCCAGGAATCCTGAAAACCACGCTCAGCGGCCGGGGGGTGCGGGTGATGCTGATGATTCTCACGATCATCAGCATCACTGCTGCGCTGCAGCTGGCACAGCAGATCCTTGCGCCGATGAGCTTTGCGCTGGTGCTGGGCATCGTCGTCTCGCCACTTGCAGACAAGCTGGCGCATTTTGGCGTGCCGCGGCTGGTGATTGCGCTGTCCCTGCTGCTGATCTGCACCCTGTTTGTAGCCACGGTCATGCTGCTGATCGAGCCGGTGGTGAACGTGCTGATCGAGGAGCTGCCGCGCATCAAGGCCGTCATGTCCTCACTGATCGGCAAGGCTTCCTCCCTGCTGCGCGGGATAGAGACGATCAGCGAGGAAATCGAGAACACCGTCGGTGCTGAAGCAGTCGAGCCGCAGACGGCGATACCATCGGTGGGGGATGCCCTGTGGCTGGCGCCCAGCTTTGTTTCCCAAGTGTTCATCTTTATGGGCACGCTGTTTTTCTACACGCTGACCAGAGATGATCTCTACCGCCTCACCGGCCCGCTCTATGACCGGCTCAAGCATGCCGACAAGGCCGTGGCCCGCTACTTCGCCGCCATCACCGTGGTGAATACCGGCCTAGGCGCCGTGACGGCAGTGGTTCTGATGGCTGCGGGGGTGGAATATGCCATTCTCTGGGGGCTTGCGGCGGCTCTGCTGAACTATGTTTTGTACCTTGGCCCGCTGTTGATAATGGTCGGACTGGCGATTGCCGGAGCACTGCAGTTTCACGGCCTGTATGCGGTTCTGCCTCCGATACTGTTCCTGATCATCAACCTGGCTGAGGCAAATATCGTTACTCCGATGATGGTCGGCAACCGCCTGGCAGTGAACCCGCTGCTGATCTTCCTGGCAATCGTGTTCGGTCTGTGGCTGTGGGGGCCGATCGGTGCCTTCGTGGCGCTGCCGCTGCTGCTGTGGCTGGGTGTCATGCTGGACACGCGCGACAACCGGCCGGCACAGCAGTTGGACGATCCCCTGCACAAGGTCATCTGA